A window of the uncultured Cohaesibacter sp. genome harbors these coding sequences:
- the mutS gene encoding DNA mismatch repair protein MutS, translating into MMEQFLEIKAAHQDCLLFYRMGDFYELFFDDAVEASGALGITLTKRGKHLGDDIPMCGVPIHAAEGYLERLISFGYKVAVCEQTEDPAEAKKRGAKSVVRRDVIRLVTPGTLTEDSLLDASSSNYLAAIARTKKGEEGHLYGLSWLELSTGDFGVLELSNLRLGAELARLDPREVIVADHMLMDEDMVPLQDMSRATFSPVPRAFFDGATAEERLLGYFGLSTLDGHGTFGRVELMAASAILAYVEKTQLGARPPLNPPQRELSGRTMSIDAATRANLELVRTLSGEKKGSLLSTIDRTVTGGGSRLLAARLAAPLAELDPILERQDSVSWFLEQTGLREDLREALKAAPDMPRSLSRLSLDRGGPRDLGAIRSGFSAIADLLTCLSETSTESAMPLEIERARVALDAMPDALGELLNAALDDELPLQKRDGGFVRSGYEPSLDELRALRDESRRVIASLQANYADQTGIRSTKIKHNNVLGYFIEVTANHADKLMSAPLNETFIHRQTLANAVRFTTTELADLEARIASAGAKVTAIELEIFDRMRSAVIDAADRILDAAHALAVLDVSTALANIAEERNYCRPRMDLSLAFEVENGRHPVVEVALERQGGDPFVANNCDLGPQTSEQNGRIWLITGPNMAGKSTFLRQNALIAILAQMGAFVPANSAHIGLVDRLFSRVGAADDLARGRSTFMVEMVETAAILNQAGERSLVILDEIGRGTATFDGLSIAWATIENLHEVNRSRALFATHYHELTVLHEKLSRLINATVKVKEWQGDVVFLHEIVPGAADRSYGIQVAKLAGLPDAVIQRARAVLEHLEEGDRQSPAASIDDLPLFSVPVKKAEPQKADDLRLALTELDLDDLSPRQAQEALYRLKGLL; encoded by the coding sequence ATGATGGAGCAATTCCTTGAGATCAAGGCGGCCCATCAGGATTGCCTTCTGTTCTACCGCATGGGCGACTTCTATGAATTGTTCTTTGACGACGCGGTCGAAGCGTCCGGTGCGCTGGGAATCACCCTGACAAAGCGCGGCAAGCATCTGGGCGATGACATTCCCATGTGCGGGGTGCCGATCCATGCCGCAGAAGGCTATCTCGAACGACTGATCTCGTTTGGCTACAAGGTGGCAGTCTGTGAACAGACAGAGGATCCGGCCGAGGCCAAGAAGCGCGGGGCCAAATCCGTCGTACGTCGGGATGTCATCCGCCTTGTCACGCCCGGCACCCTGACCGAGGACAGCCTGCTCGATGCATCTAGCTCGAATTATCTGGCCGCTATCGCCCGGACGAAAAAGGGCGAGGAGGGCCATCTATATGGCCTTTCGTGGCTTGAGCTTTCCACCGGAGACTTCGGCGTTCTGGAACTCTCGAACCTCAGGCTCGGCGCAGAGCTTGCCCGGCTCGACCCGCGCGAGGTGATCGTTGCTGACCACATGCTGATGGATGAGGACATGGTGCCGCTTCAGGACATGTCGCGGGCCACCTTCTCGCCGGTCCCGCGGGCCTTCTTTGACGGGGCAACCGCCGAGGAACGGCTGCTGGGCTACTTCGGCCTCTCCACCCTTGATGGCCACGGCACGTTCGGACGGGTTGAACTGATGGCTGCGAGTGCCATTCTCGCCTATGTGGAGAAGACCCAGCTTGGGGCACGCCCCCCGCTCAACCCGCCACAGCGCGAGCTTTCCGGTCGGACCATGTCCATCGATGCGGCAACCCGCGCCAATCTGGAACTGGTCCGAACCCTGTCGGGCGAGAAGAAGGGCAGCCTCCTGTCCACCATCGACCGCACCGTGACCGGAGGTGGTTCGCGACTGCTCGCAGCGCGTCTTGCGGCTCCGCTCGCAGAGTTAGACCCGATTCTTGAACGGCAGGATTCGGTGAGCTGGTTTCTGGAGCAGACCGGCCTCAGAGAAGATCTGAGGGAGGCCCTGAAAGCAGCTCCCGACATGCCGCGATCCCTGTCACGGCTTTCTCTTGATCGCGGCGGGCCGAGGGATCTTGGCGCGATCAGAAGCGGTTTTTCAGCCATTGCGGATTTGCTGACCTGTCTCAGCGAAACCAGCACCGAGAGTGCCATGCCGCTGGAGATTGAGCGGGCCCGCGTTGCTCTTGACGCCATGCCCGATGCGCTCGGAGAGCTTCTCAACGCGGCACTCGATGATGAGTTGCCACTGCAGAAGCGGGACGGGGGCTTTGTGCGCTCAGGCTATGAGCCGTCTCTTGACGAGCTGCGGGCCTTGCGCGACGAAAGCCGCCGGGTGATCGCCTCGCTGCAGGCAAACTATGCCGATCAGACCGGTATCCGCTCGACCAAGATCAAGCACAACAATGTGCTGGGCTATTTTATCGAGGTAACGGCCAACCATGCGGACAAGCTGATGTCCGCTCCGCTCAACGAGACCTTCATCCACCGCCAGACCCTTGCCAATGCGGTGCGCTTCACCACCACCGAACTGGCCGATCTCGAGGCCCGTATCGCGTCGGCGGGAGCCAAGGTCACCGCCATTGAGCTTGAGATTTTCGACAGGATGCGCTCAGCTGTCATTGATGCCGCGGATCGCATTCTTGATGCGGCCCATGCGCTTGCGGTGCTCGATGTTTCAACGGCCCTTGCCAATATCGCGGAGGAACGGAACTATTGCCGCCCGCGCATGGATCTCAGCCTCGCCTTCGAGGTGGAGAATGGCCGCCATCCGGTGGTCGAAGTCGCGCTGGAACGGCAGGGCGGCGATCCCTTCGTTGCCAACAATTGCGATCTCGGACCCCAGACAAGCGAGCAGAACGGGCGCATCTGGCTGATCACCGGCCCCAATATGGCCGGTAAGTCGACCTTCCTCAGACAGAATGCGCTGATTGCCATTCTGGCCCAGATGGGAGCCTTTGTTCCCGCCAATTCCGCCCATATCGGGCTCGTCGATCGGCTGTTCTCACGAGTCGGGGCAGCGGATGATCTAGCGCGCGGGCGCTCGACCTTCATGGTGGAAATGGTCGAGACCGCAGCCATCCTCAATCAGGCCGGGGAGCGATCTCTGGTCATTCTCGACGAGATCGGGCGCGGTACGGCCACCTTTGACGGACTGTCCATTGCCTGGGCCACCATCGAGAACCTGCATGAGGTCAATCGCTCCCGCGCCCTCTTTGCCACCCATTATCATGAACTCACCGTGCTGCACGAAAAGCTCTCCCGGCTGATCAACGCCACCGTCAAGGTCAAGGAATGGCAGGGGGATGTGGTTTTTCTGCACGAGATTGTGCCCGGTGCGGCAGATCGATCCTACGGCATTCAGGTGGCCAAGCTCGCAGGCCTGCCAGACGCGGTGATCCAGCGGGCGCGGGCGGTGCTGGAGCATCTCGAGGAGGGCGACAGGCAGTCCCCGGCCGCGAGCATTGACGACCTGCCGCTGTTCTCGGTGCCGGTGAAAAAGGCCGAGCCGCAAAAGGCTGATGATCTGCGTCTGGCTCTGACTGAACTTGATCTTGATGACCTCAGCCCGCGACAGGCGCAGGAGGCCCTTTATCGGCTTAAGGGTCTATTGTGA
- the trpS gene encoding tryptophan--tRNA ligase has product MASFEPRVFSGIQPSGNLHLGNYLGAITKFVDLQSSYNCVFCVVDMHAITVWQDPEGLVRRTREVTAGFLASGIDPEKHIVFNQSQVPAHAQLAWVFNCVARMGWLNRMTQFKDKAGKNRENVSSGLFAYPNLMSADILVYKATHVPVGEDQKQHLELARDTAQKFNIDYAERIASLGYGVENVGRDVTTDPELVFFPQPEPLIGGPAPRVMSLRDGSKKMSSSDASDKARINMTDDADTISQKIRKAKTDPEALPCEVAGLEGRAEASNLVGIYAALSGMSKDDVLKEHGGSEFSKFKPALVELSVAKLSPITDEMRRLMDDPGHIDAILAKGAEKADAIASPILDQVKDIVGFIR; this is encoded by the coding sequence ATGGCCAGCTTTGAGCCACGCGTATTTTCCGGCATTCAGCCGTCTGGCAACCTGCACTTGGGCAACTATCTTGGTGCGATCACCAAGTTTGTCGACCTGCAATCTTCCTACAATTGCGTCTTCTGCGTCGTCGACATGCACGCCATCACGGTCTGGCAAGACCCTGAGGGGCTGGTGCGTCGCACGCGTGAGGTCACCGCAGGCTTCCTCGCCTCCGGCATTGATCCTGAAAAACATATCGTCTTCAACCAGAGTCAGGTTCCCGCCCATGCTCAGTTGGCCTGGGTGTTCAATTGCGTGGCCCGTATGGGGTGGCTCAACCGGATGACCCAGTTCAAGGACAAAGCGGGCAAGAACCGTGAGAATGTGTCCTCAGGCCTGTTTGCCTATCCCAACCTGATGAGTGCGGACATTCTGGTCTATAAGGCCACCCATGTTCCGGTGGGAGAGGACCAGAAGCAGCATCTGGAACTGGCACGCGACACGGCGCAGAAGTTCAACATCGATTATGCCGAGCGCATCGCGTCGCTGGGCTATGGCGTCGAGAATGTCGGCCGCGATGTGACAACTGATCCGGAACTGGTTTTCTTCCCGCAGCCTGAACCGCTGATCGGCGGCCCGGCTCCGAGGGTGATGTCCTTGCGTGACGGCTCCAAGAAGATGTCCTCCTCGGATGCTTCTGACAAAGCACGCATCAACATGACCGATGATGCGGACACCATCTCTCAGAAGATCCGCAAGGCCAAGACCGACCCCGAAGCGCTTCCCTGCGAGGTCGCAGGGCTGGAAGGCCGGGCTGAAGCCTCCAACCTTGTGGGCATCTATGCCGCGCTTTCGGGCATGTCCAAGGATGATGTGCTGAAGGAACATGGCGGCTCGGAATTTTCCAAGTTCAAGCCTGCTCTGGTCGAACTGTCGGTCGCCAAGCTCTCTCCGATCACCGATGAGATGCGCCGCCTGATGGATGATCCGGGCCATATTGACGCCATTCTTGCAAAAGGGGCCGAAAAGGCGGACGCCATCGCATCCCCCATCCTTGATCAGGTCAAGGATATCGTGGGCTTCATTCGCTAG
- a CDS encoding [protein-PII] uridylyltransferase, translating to MMNISPQTDGLIDIEATQARIDQIVADHGGDAKALATRAAILQLFKDVMQKGRERAQALLDEDGIGILCAIRLSYLEDQIITLIYRFAIHQVYRVNNPSASEHLAVVAVGGYGRATLAPYSDIDLLFLLPYKQTPWGESVVEYILYMLWDLGQKVGHATRTLDECVRLSRSDMTIRTAILEARFIDGEKPLFKGLIEKFDKEVMKNTSADFIAAKLAERDARHEQQGNSRYMVEPNVKEGKGGLRDIQTLFWIGQYAYRVRKAKQLVDAEVFSAEEYTRFKKANNHLWTVRCHLHFLTNRPEERVSFDVQRELSEKMGYKSRPGQNSVERFMKHYFLVAKEVGELTRVFCSALEEDFGRPAPGINRFLAAIPFRRRKIRDADGFRIDHGRLSVESEEVISKKPVNILRIFEVADRENLLLHPDAMQAIHHNLRLIDNDMRNDPEANATFLRILTSRRDPESVLRRMNESGILGRFIPEFGRIVAMMQFNMYHHYTVDEHLLRAVGILSEIEKQELGDEHPLAHELMPKIKDRVVLYVAVFLHDIAKGRPERHSPAGARVARELCPRLGLSEEQTEQVAWLIMEHLTMSQVSQSRDLSDRKTILDFCNVVQTMEQMRMLLILTIADIKAVGPGVWNGWKGQLMRTLYSEVEPILTGGHSQQSRDSRVARMKEKVAERLSSWSEQDVAAYLDLHYSAYWLRTDVDSAVAHAELIHNADRQKHKVATAIKTYEFEGITEITILAPDHPRLLSMIAGACSAAGGNILDAMIFTTTDGRALDTILIEREFQEDHDERRRANRIVDLLVQVLRGETRLPALVQQKESHKKRLQTFRPTTKVTVNNELSNQATVVEVEGLDRPGLLSALTRTLSALNLDIASAHITTYGERVVDAFYVTDLTGAKISNPARKDIIADRLMEVLKGKSKERPTAPQS from the coding sequence ATGATGAACATTTCCCCCCAGACAGATGGCCTGATCGACATCGAGGCGACACAGGCGCGGATTGACCAGATTGTTGCCGATCACGGGGGGGACGCAAAAGCCTTGGCGACACGGGCCGCCATTCTGCAACTGTTCAAGGACGTGATGCAGAAGGGTCGGGAACGGGCGCAGGCACTGCTGGACGAAGACGGCATCGGGATCCTCTGCGCCATTCGTCTTTCCTATCTGGAAGACCAGATCATCACCCTCATCTATCGCTTCGCCATCCATCAGGTCTATCGGGTCAACAATCCATCTGCTTCCGAACATCTGGCCGTCGTCGCCGTTGGTGGCTATGGCCGCGCGACCCTTGCACCCTATTCCGACATCGATCTGTTGTTCCTGCTGCCCTACAAGCAGACCCCGTGGGGCGAGAGCGTTGTCGAATATATCCTCTACATGCTGTGGGACCTCGGTCAGAAGGTCGGGCATGCGACCCGAACCCTTGATGAATGCGTGCGCCTCTCCCGCAGCGACATGACGATCCGGACGGCCATTCTCGAGGCCCGGTTCATCGATGGTGAAAAACCACTTTTCAAGGGCCTCATCGAGAAGTTCGACAAGGAGGTGATGAAAAACACCAGCGCCGATTTCATCGCCGCCAAGCTTGCCGAACGGGATGCCCGGCACGAACAACAGGGCAATTCGCGCTACATGGTCGAGCCGAACGTCAAGGAAGGCAAAGGTGGCCTCAGAGACATTCAGACCCTGTTCTGGATCGGCCAATATGCCTACCGGGTGCGCAAAGCCAAACAGCTGGTCGATGCCGAGGTCTTTTCCGCCGAGGAATATACCCGCTTCAAGAAGGCCAACAATCACCTCTGGACTGTGCGCTGCCACCTGCATTTCCTGACCAATCGACCAGAAGAACGGGTGAGCTTTGATGTTCAGCGCGAGCTCTCCGAGAAGATGGGCTACAAGTCGCGTCCCGGTCAGAATTCCGTCGAACGCTTCATGAAGCACTATTTCCTGGTGGCCAAGGAAGTGGGCGAGCTGACGCGCGTTTTCTGCTCGGCGCTTGAGGAAGATTTCGGACGGCCCGCTCCCGGCATCAACCGGTTTCTGGCGGCCATTCCCTTCCGCCGTCGCAAGATCCGCGATGCGGACGGATTCCGGATCGATCATGGCCGTCTGTCGGTGGAAAGTGAAGAAGTCATCAGCAAGAAGCCGGTCAACATCCTGCGCATCTTCGAGGTTGCCGACCGGGAAAACCTGCTACTGCATCCCGATGCCATGCAGGCGATCCACCACAATCTGCGCCTCATCGACAATGACATGCGGAATGACCCGGAAGCCAACGCGACGTTCCTGAGGATCCTGACCTCGCGCCGCGACCCGGAGAGCGTTCTGAGACGTATGAACGAATCCGGTATTCTGGGGCGCTTCATTCCCGAATTCGGGCGCATCGTCGCAATGATGCAGTTCAACATGTACCATCACTACACCGTCGATGAGCATCTCCTGAGGGCCGTGGGCATTCTCTCCGAGATTGAAAAACAGGAACTTGGTGACGAGCATCCGCTCGCCCATGAACTGATGCCGAAAATCAAGGACCGCGTGGTGCTCTATGTGGCGGTGTTCCTGCATGACATTGCCAAGGGGCGCCCGGAGCGGCATTCCCCGGCAGGCGCCCGCGTGGCGCGCGAGCTTTGCCCGCGTCTGGGGCTCAGCGAGGAGCAGACCGAACAGGTCGCCTGGCTGATCATGGAACATCTGACCATGAGCCAGGTGTCCCAGTCGCGTGATCTGTCTGACCGCAAGACCATCCTCGACTTCTGCAATGTGGTGCAGACCATGGAACAGATGCGGATGCTGCTGATCTTGACCATTGCCGACATCAAGGCGGTCGGCCCCGGCGTCTGGAACGGCTGGAAGGGTCAGCTGATGCGGACTCTCTATTCCGAGGTCGAGCCGATCCTGACCGGTGGCCATTCGCAGCAGAGCCGCGATTCGCGCGTTGCCCGGATGAAGGAGAAAGTCGCCGAGCGCCTGTCGAGCTGGAGCGAGCAGGATGTTGCGGCCTATCTGGATCTGCATTACTCGGCCTATTGGCTCAGAACCGACGTCGACAGTGCCGTGGCCCATGCCGAGCTCATTCACAATGCGGACCGCCAGAAGCACAAGGTGGCAACCGCCATCAAGACCTACGAGTTCGAAGGCATCACCGAGATCACCATCCTCGCGCCTGACCATCCGCGCCTTCTGTCGATGATCGCCGGGGCTTGTTCGGCTGCAGGCGGCAACATCCTTGACGCCATGATCTTCACCACCACTGATGGCCGTGCCCTCGACACCATTCTGATTGAGCGCGAGTTTCAGGAAGACCATGACGAGCGCCGCCGCGCCAACCGCATCGTCGATCTTCTCGTGCAGGTGCTAAGGGGCGAGACGCGCCTGCCGGCCCTCGTGCAACAGAAGGAAAGCCACAAAAAACGGCTGCAGACCTTCCGGCCGACCACGAAAGTCACGGTTAACAACGAGCTGTCCAACCAGGCAACCGTCGTCGAAGTGGAGGGGCTCGATCGGCCCGGCCTGCTGTCGGCCCTGACGCGCACCCTGTCAGCGCTCAATCTCGACATCGCCTCCGCCCATATCACCACCTATGGCGAGCGCGTCGTCGATGCCTTCTATGTGACCGACCTGACGGGGGCCAAGATTTCCAACCCGGCTCGCAAGGACATCATTGCCGACCGCCTGATGGAAGTGCTCAAGGGCAAGTCCAAGGAGCGCCCGACCGCTCCCCAATCCTGA
- a CDS encoding NADP-dependent malic enzyme, whose product MADKILKPGVSVTDEEALAFHQQGRPGKIEIVATKPMATQRDLSLAYSPGVAAPVRAIAEDPSRAFDYTSRGNLVAVISNGSAILGLGNLGALASKPVMEGKAVLFKRFADVDSIDLEVDAADPDVFIEAVRHLGPSFGGINLEDIKAPECFIIEQKLKEVMDIPVFHDDQHGTAIIAAAGLFNALHLTGRELKDTKVVCNGAGAAGIACIELVKAMGIPHENVILCDTKGAIYQGRKEGMNQWKSAHAVPTEARTLAEAMEGADVFFGVSVKGALTPDMVKSMAPQPIIFAMANPDPEITPEEVRAVRSDAIVATGRSDYPNQVNNVLGFPYIFRGALDVLATEINDTMKVAAARALADLAQEDVPDEVASAYQGNRPKFGPEYIIPVPFDPRLIAAIAPAVAKAAMESGVARRPIVDLTAYANQLNARRDPLASTLQRIYSKVRRNPKRVVFGEGEEEQVMRAAVSFVNEQLGTAVLVGREDLIKKHAEEAGIDLDRPGIELVNARLSSRSEDYADYLYRRLQRKGYLYRDCLRMVNNDRNVFAAAMVAMNDADAMISGVTRNYSIVLEDICKVIDPRPNHRVIGVSIALCKDRTVLVADTAVHDMPTAEELADIAEEASGVARKFGIEPRVAMLAYSTFGHPAGERSDRLREAVGILDRRRVDFEYDGEMAADVALNGNLMAAYPFCRLGGPANVLVMPAFHAASISTKMLQELGGATILGPLLVGFDKPVQILPMGAKDVEIVNMAALAAYNLGS is encoded by the coding sequence GTGGCTGATAAAATTTTGAAGCCCGGCGTCTCGGTTACAGACGAAGAAGCACTGGCATTCCATCAACAGGGTCGCCCAGGGAAAATCGAAATCGTGGCAACAAAGCCGATGGCGACTCAGCGCGATTTGTCCCTCGCCTATTCTCCCGGCGTGGCAGCTCCTGTTCGTGCGATTGCGGAGGATCCGTCCCGTGCCTTCGATTATACCTCGCGAGGCAACCTGGTTGCAGTGATTTCCAACGGCTCGGCAATTCTCGGTCTTGGCAACCTGGGAGCGCTCGCGTCCAAACCGGTGATGGAAGGCAAGGCCGTGCTGTTCAAGCGCTTTGCCGATGTTGATTCGATTGACCTTGAGGTCGATGCCGCCGATCCGGATGTCTTCATCGAAGCGGTGCGCCATCTGGGGCCATCATTCGGTGGCATCAATCTGGAAGATATCAAAGCACCGGAATGTTTCATCATCGAGCAAAAGCTCAAGGAAGTGATGGACATCCCGGTTTTCCACGATGACCAGCACGGCACCGCGATCATCGCAGCCGCAGGCCTGTTCAACGCTCTGCACCTGACCGGTCGCGAGCTGAAGGACACCAAGGTCGTCTGCAACGGGGCAGGGGCCGCGGGCATCGCTTGTATCGAACTGGTCAAGGCCATGGGCATTCCCCATGAAAATGTGATCCTGTGCGACACCAAGGGTGCGATCTATCAGGGCCGCAAGGAAGGCATGAACCAGTGGAAGTCTGCTCACGCCGTCCCGACCGAGGCCCGCACCCTCGCTGAAGCCATGGAAGGGGCCGATGTCTTCTTCGGTGTTTCGGTCAAGGGCGCTCTGACCCCTGACATGGTCAAGAGCATGGCACCGCAGCCCATCATCTTCGCCATGGCCAACCCGGATCCGGAAATCACGCCGGAGGAAGTTCGCGCCGTCCGCTCAGATGCGATCGTCGCCACGGGACGCTCCGACTATCCCAACCAGGTCAACAACGTGCTTGGCTTCCCCTATATCTTCAGGGGTGCTCTTGATGTGCTGGCAACCGAAATCAATGACACCATGAAGGTCGCCGCCGCCCGTGCCCTTGCCGATCTCGCCCAAGAAGATGTGCCCGACGAGGTGGCGAGCGCCTATCAGGGCAATCGTCCCAAATTCGGTCCGGAATATATCATTCCCGTTCCCTTCGATCCGCGTCTCATCGCGGCCATCGCTCCCGCTGTTGCCAAGGCTGCAATGGAAAGCGGCGTTGCTCGTCGCCCCATCGTCGATCTCACCGCCTACGCCAACCAGCTCAACGCCCGGCGCGATCCGCTCGCCTCGACCTTGCAGCGCATCTACTCCAAGGTTCGCCGCAATCCCAAGCGGGTCGTCTTTGGCGAAGGCGAAGAGGAGCAGGTCATGCGTGCTGCGGTTTCCTTCGTCAACGAGCAGCTCGGCACCGCCGTGCTCGTCGGTCGCGAGGATCTGATCAAGAAACATGCCGAGGAAGCGGGCATCGATCTGGATCGTCCCGGCATCGAACTGGTCAATGCCCGTCTGTCCTCGCGCAGCGAGGATTATGCGGACTATCTCTATCGCCGCCTGCAGCGCAAGGGCTATCTCTATCGCGATTGCCTGCGCATGGTGAACAACGACCGCAACGTTTTTGCTGCCGCGATGGTGGCGATGAATGATGCCGATGCGATGATTTCCGGTGTCACCCGGAACTATTCCATCGTGCTCGAGGACATTTGCAAGGTGATCGATCCGCGCCCGAACCATCGGGTGATCGGTGTCAGCATCGCGCTCTGCAAGGATCGCACGGTGCTGGTGGCCGATACTGCGGTGCATGACATGCCGACGGCTGAAGAGCTGGCTGACATCGCCGAAGAAGCCTCCGGTGTCGCCCGCAAGTTCGGCATCGAGCCGCGCGTTGCGATGCTGGCCTACTCAACCTTCGGCCATCCGGCTGGCGAACGCTCCGACCGGCTGCGCGAAGCGGTGGGCATTCTGGATCGCCGCCGGGTCGATTTCGAATATGACGGTGAAATGGCCGCCGACGTTGCCCTCAATGGCAATCTGATGGCAGCCTATCCCTTCTGTCGCCTCGGAGGACCGGCCAACGTTCTGGTCATGCCGGCCTTTCACGCAGCCTCCATCTCGACCAAGATGCTGCAGGAGCTCGGTGGCGCAACCATCCTTGGCCCGCTGCTCGTTGGTTTCGACAAACCCGTGCAGATCCTGCCGATGGGGGCAAAGGACGTCGAGATCGTCAACATGGCAGCGCTCGCCGCCTACAATCTCGGCTCCTGA
- a CDS encoding universal stress protein, whose protein sequence is MIMKRTIHDEGHFRKFLVIVDDTEECDRAITYAAYRAAATNGAVVMMVAIEPAHFQHWLGVKEIMLAEANDAAQERLDQYKEQVERIATVPVECVIREGKVAEQIVSLIDEDEDIGILVLASAVGKKEGPGPLVSSISSQSNRPFPIPVTIVPGDLSDEDIKALC, encoded by the coding sequence ATGATTATGAAACGCACTATTCACGATGAAGGCCACTTTCGGAAATTTCTCGTCATTGTCGATGACACCGAGGAATGCGACCGGGCCATCACCTATGCTGCCTATCGGGCAGCGGCAACCAATGGCGCGGTCGTCATGATGGTTGCCATTGAACCTGCGCATTTCCAGCATTGGCTTGGCGTGAAGGAAATCATGCTGGCCGAAGCCAACGATGCTGCGCAGGAAAGACTGGATCAATACAAGGAGCAGGTCGAGAGAATCGCAACGGTTCCCGTTGAATGCGTCATTCGCGAGGGCAAGGTTGCCGAGCAGATCGTGTCCCTGATCGACGAAGACGAGGACATTGGCATTCTGGTGCTGGCCTCGGCGGTCGGCAAGAAGGAAGGCCCCGGCCCGCTGGTTTCATCCATTTCCAGCCAATCCAACCGACCCTTCCCGATCCCCGTCACCATCGTTCCCGGTGACCTCTCCGACGAAGACATCAAGGCCCTCTGCTAG
- the murJ gene encoding murein biosynthesis integral membrane protein MurJ encodes MSMLRNFATVGVATLASRVLGFCRDILIAASLGSGPIADAFFVAFRLPNLFRRLFAEGAFNSAFVPIFAGSLQDEGESGARKVAEEILAGLLFVLLVFTALAELAMPLLIYVLAPGFSDDPSKFDLAVVLSRITFPYLLCMSVIAFLSGILNSLGKFAAAAFAPVLLNVVLIATLALILAFGATNSALAGHFLAWGVFVAGFVQLGALIWAAARAGFWIRLKRPRHTDNTRKLIRLGIPGVVAGGVTQLNITIGTIIASFQAGAVSYLYYADRIYQLPLGVVGIAIGVVLLPDLTRKVRAEKSEAVFYAQNRAMEFAMFLTLPAAVALAVVPVSIIAVLFERGQFSEHDTMMTAMALAAYAVGLPSFVLNKVLSPGFFARQDTKTPMQFATVGMIVNVAGSLILFPFLQHVGIAIATTLAGWINALLLGITLWRRGHFRADAMLIRRLMLYLASSVLMGVGVYLLSIYLAPWLEASRLITRGAALGGLVGAGIVLFLGFSFATRAISLGDIRRQMRRSG; translated from the coding sequence ATGTCAATGCTGAGGAATTTCGCCACCGTTGGTGTGGCGACCCTTGCCAGTCGTGTGCTCGGTTTCTGTCGTGACATCCTGATCGCCGCCAGTCTGGGATCGGGGCCAATCGCCGACGCCTTCTTCGTTGCCTTCCGCCTGCCAAACCTCTTCCGCCGCCTGTTTGCCGAAGGGGCCTTCAACTCGGCCTTCGTGCCGATCTTTGCGGGCTCCTTGCAGGATGAGGGGGAAAGTGGCGCGCGCAAGGTGGCCGAGGAGATACTGGCCGGTCTGCTGTTCGTTCTCCTTGTCTTCACCGCGCTGGCCGAACTTGCCATGCCGCTGCTAATCTATGTGCTGGCACCGGGCTTTAGTGACGATCCTTCCAAATTCGATCTGGCGGTGGTGCTGTCGCGGATCACCTTTCCCTATCTTCTGTGCATGTCGGTGATCGCCTTCCTATCAGGCATCCTCAACAGTCTGGGGAAATTCGCGGCGGCTGCCTTTGCGCCGGTGCTGCTCAATGTTGTGCTGATCGCGACCCTTGCGCTGATCCTCGCGTTTGGTGCCACCAACAGTGCTCTTGCCGGACATTTTCTGGCATGGGGCGTGTTTGTCGCCGGGTTTGTGCAGCTCGGTGCCCTGATCTGGGCCGCGGCACGGGCGGGCTTCTGGATCCGCCTCAAACGCCCCAGACACACCGATAACACCCGCAAGCTAATCAGGCTTGGCATTCCGGGCGTTGTGGCGGGCGGCGTTACCCAGCTCAACATCACCATCGGCACGATCATCGCCTCCTTTCAGGCCGGTGCGGTGTCCTATCTCTATTATGCGGACCGGATCTACCAGCTGCCGCTCGGCGTCGTCGGGATCGCGATCGGCGTGGTGCTGCTGCCGGATTTGACGCGTAAGGTCAGGGCCGAGAAATCCGAGGCGGTCTTCTATGCCCAGAACCGGGCGATGGAATTTGCCATGTTCCTCACCCTGCCCGCAGCGGTTGCCCTTGCGGTCGTGCCGGTGTCAATCATTGCGGTGCTGTTCGAACGTGGTCAGTTCAGCGAGCATGACACCATGATGACCGCGATGGCGCTCGCCGCCTATGCGGTGGGTCTGCCATCCTTCGTGCTCAACAAAGTGCTGTCACCGGGCTTCTTTGCCCGTCAGGACACTAAGACGCCGATGCAGTTTGCGACCGTAGGCATGATCGTCAACGTGGCAGGATCGCTCATTCTTTTCCCTTTTCTCCAGCATGTGGGGATCGCCATCGCCACGACGCTGGCGGGCTGGATCAACGCCTTGCTGCTTGGCATCACGCTCTGGCGGCGCGGGCATTTCCGGGCCGATGCCATGCTTATCCGGCGGCTGATGCTCTATCTTGCCTCCTCGGTGCTGATGGGGGTCGGGGTCTATCTTTTGTCGATCTATCTCGCTCCATGGCTCGAGGCCTCCCGGCTCATCACACGCGGTGCCGCTCTTGGCGGTCTCGTGGGTGCCGGGATCGTGCTGTTCCTTGGTTTCAGTTTTGCGACCAGAGCGATTTCGCTCGGTGACATTCGTCGCCAGATGCGGCGTAGCGGCTGA